Proteins encoded by one window of Engraulis encrasicolus isolate BLACKSEA-1 chromosome 21, IST_EnEncr_1.0, whole genome shotgun sequence:
- the oxa1l gene encoding mitochondrial inner membrane protein OXA1L, with the protein MAAIRGRVAQSCLTTCLFRQTNLGGISTFPLLTTRGEATIQTSNLHTCRGGRNAFVRAILGHQKNGQLLLVSPVPVRYNSTQVPGDTLESVSTPSPPDLQALTDVPVAVADTSMAAAAAVDSAPVVISQPITEQVAEVAPTVVDVLQEAGPELRLAELGLGNYTPVGAIQNLLEFFHMDLGMPWWGAIALGTVLARCLVFPVIVKGQREAAKLNNVMPEMTKLTNRMNEAKQSGNKFDFAKAYSDLMLFQKKNDVNPLRGLIVPLVQMPIFVSFFIALRKMAYLPVPSLQTGGTLWFPDLTMADPYYILPFAVTGTMFAILELGAESGVDNPNLKAMKTVLRVMPFVILPLTINFPTAVFTYWMTSNLFTLSQVALLNQTLIRKRLGIPEKIVHPASALPPQEGFIKTIQKGWKNAQLAQQLEERERRIKGHLDIASKGPLRQTFTHNPLQQTAPASTSTKASGQSTGKKRPWEDTIG; encoded by the exons ATGGCAGCGATCAGGGGAAGGGTGGCACAGAGTTGTCTGACAACATGCCTCTTCAGACAGACAAACCTCGGCGGTATCAGCACTTTCCCTCTCTTGACGACAAGGGGAGAG GCGACGATACAGACTTCCAACCTCCACACATGTAGAGGGGGCAGGAATGCTTTTGTCAGGGCGATCCTGGGACATCAGAAGAATGGACAACTCCTGCTTGTCAGCCCTGTGCCTGTCAGATACAACAGCACACAG GTCCCAGGTGACACATTGGAATCAGTATCCACACCAAGTCCTCCAGACCTGCAA GCCTTGACTGATGTGCCGGTCGCTGTGGCGGACACCAGCATGGCAGCTGCAGCAGCGGTTGATTCCGCCCCCGTCGTCATCTCccagccaatcacagagcagGTGGCCGAGGTTGCCCCCACGGTAGTGGACGTTCTCCAGGAGGCGGGACCTGAGCTCAGGCTGGCAGAGCTGGGATTGGGCAACTACACACCAGTCGGGGCCATCCAGAACCTCCTGGAGTTCTTCCATATGGACCTTGGCATGCCATGGTGGGGAGCCATTGCTCTGG GTACGGTGCTGGCCCGCTGTCTGGTGTTCCCGGTGATCGTCAAGGGCCAGAGGGAGGCGGCCAAGCTGAACAACGTGATGCCAGAGATGACAAAGCTGACCAACCGCATGAACGAGGCCAAGCAGAGCGGGAACAAGTTTGACT TTGCAAAGGCGTATTCGGACCTGATGCTGTTCCAGAAGAAGAATGATGTCAACCCCCTCAGAGGGTTAATAGTGCCCTTGGTTCAG ATGCCCATCTTTGTCTCCTTCTTCATCGCGCTGAGGAAGATGGCGTACCTCCCGGTTCCCAGCCTGCAGACCGGCGGCACACTGTGGTTCCCCGACCTGACCATGGCCGACCCCTACTACATCCTGCCCTTCGCCGTCACCGGAACCATGTTCGCCATCCTGGAg ctaGGGGCAGAGTCTGGTGTAGATAACCCCAATCTGAAGGCGATGAAGACGGTGTTGAGAGTGATGCCCTTCGTCATCCTCCCCCTCACCATCAACTTCCCCACG GCGGTGTTCACATACTGGATGACGTCCAACCTGTTCACCCTGAGTCAGGTGGCCCTGCTCAACCAGACGCTGATCAGGAAGAGGCTCGGCATCCCAGAGAAGATTGTCCACCCGGCCTCCGCCCTGCCCCCCCAGGAGGGCTTCATCAAGACCATCCAGAAAG gttggaAGAACGCCCAGTTGGCTCAGCagctggaggagagggagaggaggataaagGGACACCTGGACATTGCCTCTAAAG GGCCGCTGAGGCAAACATTCACCCACAATCCTTTGCAACAGACCGCTCCCGCCTCCACCTCGACAAAGGCGTCAGGACAGAGCACGGGAAAGAAGAGGCCATGGGAGGATACgattggctga
- the LOC134437986 gene encoding uncharacterized protein C17orf114-like — MGVKMLQCFPFYRRCKERCKSRQCPPESVSSEELKPRLSSTASWGSENESYSPGCYFSHKARLSFRHQMDSNINAVDATY; from the exons ATGGGTGTGAAAATGCTCCAGTGTTTCCCCTTCTACAGACGCTGCAAGGAGCGATGCAAGAGCAGACAGTGCCCCCCGGAGTCAG TGTCGAGTGAGGAGTTGAAGCCGCGTCTGTCCTCCACGGCGTCGTGGGGCAGCGAGAACGAGAGCTACAGCCCCGGGTGCTACTTCTCCCACAAGGCCCGCCTGTCCTTCAGACACCAGATGGACAGCAACATCAACGCTGTCGACGCCACATACTGA
- the mettl3 gene encoding N6-adenosine-methyltransferase subunit METTL3: MSDTWSNIQAHKKQLDSLRERLQRRRKDPSQLAIDALGSEGTSARSDSPVPTAQSTPKVEVEERPPDPELEQRLLGYLSELLSLPSDSLTITDDLSTPEAPVSHTSIQSLLLKFSAQELIEVHSSSSSAPSSSTSTATPTTTTIVTSVDHPKLCAMRGVLAQRSGVKRKGDDAGIGGSSSSGASGASSSLKHASGSAPSPLQAPVSSVTPAAGPPEWKAGARGGGPEKKSRTSKGQTSHLDMEIESLLNQQSTKEQQSKKMSREILELLNTSSAKEQSIVEKFRSRGRAQVQEFCDHGTKEECTRSGDTPQPCTKLHFRRIINKHTDESLGDCSFLNTCFHMDICKYVHYEIDAPAEVEVGPHGPQAPGTELGLHSSGDTDSNVGKLFPSQWICCDIRWLDVSILGKFAVVMADPPWDIHMELPYGTLTDDEMRKLNIPALQDDGYLFLWVTGRAMELGRECLSLWGYERVDEIIWVKTNQLQRIIRTGRTGHWLNHGKEHCLVGVKGNPQGFNRGLDCDVIVAEVRSTSHKPDEIYGMIERLSPGTRKIELFGRPHNVQPNWVTLGNQLDGIHLLDPDVVARFKKAYPDGVIHKKP, encoded by the exons ATGTCGGATACATGGAGCAACATCCAGGCACACAAAAAGCAGCTGGACTCTCTGCGAGAGAGGCTGCAACGAAGACGCAAAGACCCATCTCAGCTCGCAATAG ATGCGCTGGGCAGTGAAGGGACGTCAGCTCGGAGTGACAGCCCTGTCCCGACCGCTCAGAGCACCCCCAAGGTAGAGGTGGAGGAGCGACCCCCGGACCCCGAGCTGGAGCAGAGGCTGCTGGGATACCTGTCTGAGCTGCTGTCCCTGCCGTCCGACTCTCTGACCATCACTGATGACCTCAGCACG CCAGAGGCGCCGGTGTCCCACACCAGCATCCAGAGTCTCCTGCTCAAGTTCTCCGCCCAGGAGCTCATCGAGGTGCACTCGTCGTCCTCCTCCGCACCCTCCTCGTCCACCTCCactgccacccccaccaccaccaccatcgtcaCCTCCGTGGACCACCCCAAGCTGTGTGCCATGAGGGGGGTGCTGGCCCAAAGGTCGGGGGTCAAGAGGAAAGGGGACGACGCCGGCATCGGCGGCAGTTCCAGCAGCGGCGCCAGCGGGGCAAGCAGCAGCCTCAAACACGCGTCGGGCTCCGCCCCTTCCCCTTTACAGGCGCCCGTGTCATCCGTCACGCCAGCAGCCGGGCCGCCTGAGTGGAAGGCCGGGGCCCGGGGAGGCGGGCCGGAGAAGAAGAGCCGAACCAGTAAAGGGCAGACGTCACACCTCGACATGGAGATCGAGAGCCTGCTCAACCAGCAGTCCACCAAGGAACAGCAGAGCAAGAAG atgagcAGGGAGATCCTGGAGCTCCTGAACACCAGCTCTGCTAAGGAGCAGTCCATCGTGGAGAAGTTCCGATCGCGCGGCCGAGCGCAGGTGCAGGAGTTCTGCGACCACGGAACCAAGGAGGAGTGCACGCGCTCAGGAGACACGCCACAGCCCTGCACCAAGCTGCACTTCag GCGCATCATCAACAAGCATACAGATGAGAGCCTGGGTGACTGCTCCTTCCTCAACACCTGCTTCCACATGGACATCTGCAAGTACGTCCACTACGAGATCGACGCCCCGGCTGAGGTGGAGGTGGGCCCCCACGGGCCCCAGGCGCCCGGCACCGAGCTGGGCCTGCACTCCAGCGGAGACACCGACAGCAACGTCGGCAAACTCTTCCCCTCGCAG TGGATCTGCTGTGATATCCGCTGGCTAGACGTTTCCATTCTGGGGAAGTTTGCGGTGGTGATGGCCGACCCGCCATGGGACATCCACATGGAGCTGCCGTACGGCACGCTCACGGACGACGAGATGAGGAAGCTCAACATCCCCGCCCTCCAGGACGACGGCTACCTCTTCCTGTGGGTGACAGGCAG AGCCATGGAGTTGGGCAGAGAGTGTCTGAGTCTATGGGG CTATGAGCGAGTGGATGAGATCATCTGGGTGAAGACCAATCAGCTGCAGCGAATCATCCGAACAGGAAGAACGGGACACTGGCTCAACCACGGCAAAGAACACTGCCTG GTTGGCGTGAAAGGCAACCCTCAGGGATTCAATCGTGGATTAGACTGTGATGTCATCGTAGCAGAG GTGCGCTCCACCAGCCACAAGCCTGACGAGATCTACGGCATGATAGAACGCCTCTCCCCTGGGACGCGCAAGATCGAGCTCTTCGGCCGGCCACACAACGTCCAGCCCAACTG GGTAACCCTTGGCAACCAGCTGGACGGGATTCACCTGTTGGACCCAGATGTTGTAGCGCGCTTCAAAAAGGCCTACCCCGACGGGGTCATCCACAAAAAACCCTAA